In Branchiostoma floridae strain S238N-H82 unplaced genomic scaffold, Bfl_VNyyK Sc7u5tJ_1514, whole genome shotgun sequence, the following proteins share a genomic window:
- the LOC118407980 gene encoding peroxisomal carnitine O-octanoyltransferase-like isoform X1, producing MVQWFGRVVGVCRFFPVLRVCRVNNIRMASGEAENITPKERTFQYQDSLPSLPLPTLRDSLDKYLYSVKPHVTEEEYKKTEAVVKEFEAGTGKELHKKLLERAKTHRNWLSEWWYNFAYLEPRYPTPVYVNISGPGPFHDHYWPVQDGTQVERSAITIWHTLNFWKLMKNEEWPVDKVDRGKTPCSMEQYRNLFNTCKIPGEKRDKLVSHFKTVYEGDSPTHLCVLHAGRIFSMDVVDENNVPYTPPELQQQLTVIKEKCSGQPQGPGVGALTAEQRTKWWQLRNRLIGLDSRNQQNLEAIEKSLICFTLDDASPTNDTEITTQGLTGDCFNRWFDKSYNTLMFNNGTLASNCDHAAFDGIVLVVLNWYLDQKIKEAQGVWKGTVPVRKVPEPKELVFTIDEAMGKAIQDAALQYQEMASDLHVHCLKFKTFGKNFTRSHKLHPDGLVQLALQLSYYRTYGKPAPTYETATTRKFYMGRTETCRTCTPEAVAFCKAMVNRATTSAERLQALRTANEKFIWLMGECNLNRGCDRHLLGLQILSDQAGMTRHEIYTDPAWTKSGGGGNFVLSTSTLGYTSIYGGCAPMRHDGYGCFYKIENDSMAICVTAWKSNAETCAVKMAGSIEQSLLDIQQLCTSSRM from the exons TAAACAACATCAGGATGGCATCTGGTGAGGCTGAGAATATCACCCCCAAGGAGCGGACATTCCAATACCAGGACTCCCTCCCCTCACTGCCCCTACCAACTCTCCGAGATTCGCTGGACAAATACCTGTACTCAG TGAAGCCACATGTGACAGAGGAGGAATATAAGAAGACAGAGGCTGTTGTTAAGGAGTTCGAGGCTGGTACTGGGAAGGAGTTGCACAAGAAACTACTGGAAAGAGCCAAGACACATAGAAACTGG CTATCAGAATGGTGGTACAATTTTGCATACTTGGAGCCACGATACCCCACCCCCGTGTACGTGAATATCTCGGGCCCGGGGCCGTTCCATGACCACTACTGGCCTGTGCAGGACGGCACCCAAGTGGAAAGATCTGCCATCACTATCTGGCACACGCTTAACTTCTGGAAACTCATGAAAAA TGAGGAGTGGCCAGTAGACAAGGTGGACCGAGGGAAGACCCCCTGCAGTATGGAACAGTACCGAAACCTGTTCAACACCTGTAAGATCCCAGGGGAGAAGAGAGACAAGCTGGTCTCACACTTCAAGACAG TGTATGAAGGAGATAGCCCCACCCATCTCTGTGTTCTACATGCTGGAAGAATCTTCAGCATGGATGTGGTTGATGAGAACAACGTTCCCTATACTCCACCAGAGCTGCAACA GCAGCTAACTGTTATAAAAGAGAAGTGTTCAGGACAGCCGCAAGGACCTGGGGTGGGAGCACTCACTGCAGAACAGAGGACAAAGTGGTGGCAG ttaCGGAACAGGCTGATCGGACTGGACAGCAGAAATCAACAGAACCTGGAAGCCATCGAAAAAAGTCTGATCTGTTTTACTCTTGATGACGCCTCACCAACTAATGACACTGAG ATCACAACCCAAGGTTTGACAGGTGACTGCTTCAACCGCTGGTTTGACAAGTCCTACAATACCCTGATGTTCAACAATGGTACCCTGGCCTCTAACTGTGAT CATGCAGCGTTTGATGGGATTGTCCTGGTGGTGTTAAACTGGTACTTGGACCAGAAAATCAAGGAGGCACAGGGGGTCTGGAAG GGTACAGTTCCAGTGAGGAAGGTACCAGAGCCAAAAGAGTTGGTCTTCACTATAGATGAAGCAATGGGGAAGGCCATACAGGATGCTGCACTGCAATATCAGGAAATG GCAAGTGACTTACACGTGCACTGTCTGAAGTTTAAGACATTTGGGAAGAACTTTACCCGCTCCCACAAGTTACATCCGGATGGACTTGTACAGCTTGCCCTACAACTTTCTTACTACAGGACGTATGGCAA ACCTGCGCCCACCTATGAGACAGCGACCACTCGTAAGTTCTACATGGGACGGACAGAGACCTGTAGAACGTGTACGCCTGAAGCCGTGGCCTTCTGTAAGGCAATGGTGAACAGGGCTACCACG tctGCTGAGAGACTACAGGCACTCCGTACAGCCAACGAGAAGTTTATTTGGCTGATGGGGGAGTGTAATTTGAACAGAG GTTGTGACCGACATCTCCTAGGGTTGCAAATCCTGTCTGATCAAGCTGGAATGACACGACATGAAATCTACACAGATCCAGCCTGGACTAAGAG CGGTGGTGGAGGAAACTTTGTCCTGTCCACAAGCACCCTGGGATACACGTCCATATATGGCGGCTGTGCACCCATGCGCCATGATGGATATGGTTGCTTCTACAAGATAGAGAACGATTC aatggCGATTTGCGTGACGGCATGGAAGAGTAATGCGGAAACCTGTGCGGTGAAGATGGCGGGCAGTATCGAGCAGTCCCTGTTGGATATCCAGCAGCTCTGCACCTCCAGTAGGATGTAA
- the LOC118407980 gene encoding peroxisomal carnitine O-octanoyltransferase-like isoform X2 has translation MASGEAENITPKERTFQYQDSLPSLPLPTLRDSLDKYLYSVKPHVTEEEYKKTEAVVKEFEAGTGKELHKKLLERAKTHRNWLSEWWYNFAYLEPRYPTPVYVNISGPGPFHDHYWPVQDGTQVERSAITIWHTLNFWKLMKNEEWPVDKVDRGKTPCSMEQYRNLFNTCKIPGEKRDKLVSHFKTVYEGDSPTHLCVLHAGRIFSMDVVDENNVPYTPPELQQQLTVIKEKCSGQPQGPGVGALTAEQRTKWWQLRNRLIGLDSRNQQNLEAIEKSLICFTLDDASPTNDTEITTQGLTGDCFNRWFDKSYNTLMFNNGTLASNCDHAAFDGIVLVVLNWYLDQKIKEAQGVWKGTVPVRKVPEPKELVFTIDEAMGKAIQDAALQYQEMASDLHVHCLKFKTFGKNFTRSHKLHPDGLVQLALQLSYYRTYGKPAPTYETATTRKFYMGRTETCRTCTPEAVAFCKAMVNRATTSAERLQALRTANEKFIWLMGECNLNRGCDRHLLGLQILSDQAGMTRHEIYTDPAWTKSGGGGNFVLSTSTLGYTSIYGGCAPMRHDGYGCFYKIENDSMAICVTAWKSNAETCAVKMAGSIEQSLLDIQQLCTSSRM, from the exons ATGGCATCTGGTGAGGCTGAGAATATCACCCCCAAGGAGCGGACATTCCAATACCAGGACTCCCTCCCCTCACTGCCCCTACCAACTCTCCGAGATTCGCTGGACAAATACCTGTACTCAG TGAAGCCACATGTGACAGAGGAGGAATATAAGAAGACAGAGGCTGTTGTTAAGGAGTTCGAGGCTGGTACTGGGAAGGAGTTGCACAAGAAACTACTGGAAAGAGCCAAGACACATAGAAACTGG CTATCAGAATGGTGGTACAATTTTGCATACTTGGAGCCACGATACCCCACCCCCGTGTACGTGAATATCTCGGGCCCGGGGCCGTTCCATGACCACTACTGGCCTGTGCAGGACGGCACCCAAGTGGAAAGATCTGCCATCACTATCTGGCACACGCTTAACTTCTGGAAACTCATGAAAAA TGAGGAGTGGCCAGTAGACAAGGTGGACCGAGGGAAGACCCCCTGCAGTATGGAACAGTACCGAAACCTGTTCAACACCTGTAAGATCCCAGGGGAGAAGAGAGACAAGCTGGTCTCACACTTCAAGACAG TGTATGAAGGAGATAGCCCCACCCATCTCTGTGTTCTACATGCTGGAAGAATCTTCAGCATGGATGTGGTTGATGAGAACAACGTTCCCTATACTCCACCAGAGCTGCAACA GCAGCTAACTGTTATAAAAGAGAAGTGTTCAGGACAGCCGCAAGGACCTGGGGTGGGAGCACTCACTGCAGAACAGAGGACAAAGTGGTGGCAG ttaCGGAACAGGCTGATCGGACTGGACAGCAGAAATCAACAGAACCTGGAAGCCATCGAAAAAAGTCTGATCTGTTTTACTCTTGATGACGCCTCACCAACTAATGACACTGAG ATCACAACCCAAGGTTTGACAGGTGACTGCTTCAACCGCTGGTTTGACAAGTCCTACAATACCCTGATGTTCAACAATGGTACCCTGGCCTCTAACTGTGAT CATGCAGCGTTTGATGGGATTGTCCTGGTGGTGTTAAACTGGTACTTGGACCAGAAAATCAAGGAGGCACAGGGGGTCTGGAAG GGTACAGTTCCAGTGAGGAAGGTACCAGAGCCAAAAGAGTTGGTCTTCACTATAGATGAAGCAATGGGGAAGGCCATACAGGATGCTGCACTGCAATATCAGGAAATG GCAAGTGACTTACACGTGCACTGTCTGAAGTTTAAGACATTTGGGAAGAACTTTACCCGCTCCCACAAGTTACATCCGGATGGACTTGTACAGCTTGCCCTACAACTTTCTTACTACAGGACGTATGGCAA ACCTGCGCCCACCTATGAGACAGCGACCACTCGTAAGTTCTACATGGGACGGACAGAGACCTGTAGAACGTGTACGCCTGAAGCCGTGGCCTTCTGTAAGGCAATGGTGAACAGGGCTACCACG tctGCTGAGAGACTACAGGCACTCCGTACAGCCAACGAGAAGTTTATTTGGCTGATGGGGGAGTGTAATTTGAACAGAG GTTGTGACCGACATCTCCTAGGGTTGCAAATCCTGTCTGATCAAGCTGGAATGACACGACATGAAATCTACACAGATCCAGCCTGGACTAAGAG CGGTGGTGGAGGAAACTTTGTCCTGTCCACAAGCACCCTGGGATACACGTCCATATATGGCGGCTGTGCACCCATGCGCCATGATGGATATGGTTGCTTCTACAAGATAGAGAACGATTC aatggCGATTTGCGTGACGGCATGGAAGAGTAATGCGGAAACCTGTGCGGTGAAGATGGCGGGCAGTATCGAGCAGTCCCTGTTGGATATCCAGCAGCTCTGCACCTCCAGTAGGATGTAA
- the LOC118407984 gene encoding uncharacterized protein LOC118407984 codes for MQSTGQQTMGGYGDTVSFSEATRAHAACQVFRGQAEERANNGKPFPQYTPLTYQAQVVAGMNYKIRVDVSGPPPEWPKEAGIHGIGPVMTKSVLEMTVYWGLGTATPELKDAKMLLEPL; via the exons ATGCAGAGTACCGGTCAGCAAACTATGGGTGGCTATGGAGATACAGTGTCCTTCAGCGAAGCTACTAGAGCCCATGCCGCTTGTCAAGTG TTCCGTGGTCAGGCTGAAGAACGTGCCAACAATGGCAAGCCCTTTCCCCAATACACCCCTCTCACCTACCAGGCACAGGTGGTTGCTGGGATGAACTACAAGATTCGG GTTGATGTTTCTGGACCACCGCCGGAGTGGCCGAAAGAAGCCGGTATCCATGGTATCGGGCCGGTGATGACGAAGAGCGTCCTTGAGATGACGGTGTACTGGGGACTGGGGACAGCAACTCCTGAGCTGAAGGATGCCAAGATGCTGCTCGAGCCTTTATAG